The genomic window TTTCCCGAAGGCCGTCTCCTGGCCCACTTTCTCACGCCTGCCCAGCTCCCCGCCGGAGAACCGGGCCCCTCATACTGCCGGCCAAGCCACCCTCAGACTGGCCTGTTCGAGTCCTGACCTGCGAAGAATCGCGCCGGAGCGTCAGACACAGGCAGTCAGCACGAGCACGCCTCAACTCGCCCGTCCTGCCCGCACACCCGGATTACCCCTCCTCACCGGATGCGACCAAACGGGCACCCGGTATGCCCAAGGCAACGAACAGCAGTGCAGAAAGCTCCTCCGCGAACACGGCGGACCCGGTCAGCGCCCGCCGGACCAACCCCTCGTCGCCCGTCAGTCCGGCAGCCGCTGACCATGCCAGGGCGCCCGCCACCCCGGCCTCCACCGGGAACTGCTCCAGCGGTACCTCATAGCTCTCCGCCATATCGCGATTGAGCAGACCCCGCCATTTGCTCCCGCCCGGCGTGACGGCCTCAACGAACCCCACATCACTGTCCAGGAATGACACCATGACCGCCGGTGAAGTTCCCCCCTGATCTTGGACAGCGGATGCTTACGCTGCGGGGGTGAGGTCGTGCCGCAATCTAGCTCGGGTTTCGAGTGGGGTGAGGTACCCGAACTCGGGGTGCTTGCGGAGCCTGGTGCGGTTGTACTCGACTTCGATGAAGCAGAAGACGTCGGCTCGGGCCGCCTCACGGCTTTCCCAGACGGTGGTGCCGATCTCCGCTTTGAGCAGTCCGAAGAAACTCTCGGCTGCAGCATTATCATAGCATATGCCGGTTCGTCCCATACTCTGCCTCAGATTCAACTCCCTTATCACGGTGCGAAATTCGCCACTGGTGTACTCGCTGCCGCGGTCGGTGTGCATGATGCAGCCGGGCTGCAGGCCGCCGCGGCCGGCAGCCATGCGCAGGGCGTCGGTGACCAGTTCGGCGCGGTGGTGGTCGGCCATCGCATACCCGATCACCTCACGGGTCGCCAGGTCGATGACCGTGGCCAGGTACCACCAGCCCTCGACCGTGGGGAGATACGTGATGTCGCCCACCAGCTTCCGGCCTGGCTCGTATGCGGTGAAGTCGCGGCCGACCAGGTCCGGGGCAGGGGCTGCCTTGGTGTCCTGCTGCGTCAGGTAGCGGCGCCTGCGGCGGGTGACACCGCGAATGTCGCGCTCGCGCATGATCCGCTCGACCCTTTTCCTGTTGATCGCGAGGCCGCCCCGCCGCAGC from Streptomyces sp. NBC_01198 includes these protein-coding regions:
- a CDS encoding IS3 family transposase, producing MCRFIDAEKATEENPDGYSVARLCRVLSFHRSTYYAWLASRPAAAERQCAEDGLTDRIREIHATSRGAYGAPRVHAELRRGGLAINRKRVERIMRERDIRGVTRRRRRYLTQQDTKAAPAPDLVGRDFTAYEPGRKLVGDITYLPTVEGWWYLATVIDLATREVIGYAMADHHRAELVTDALRMAAGRGGLQPGCIMHTDRGSEYTSGEFRTVIRELNLRQSMGRTGICYDNAAAESFFGLLKAEIGTTVWESREAARADVFCFIEVEYNRTRLRKHPEFGYLTPLETRARLRHDLTPAA